The Carassius gibelio isolate Cgi1373 ecotype wild population from Czech Republic chromosome B5, carGib1.2-hapl.c, whole genome shotgun sequence genome segment GAGAGGTGGGTGGCCAGGTTTACTGACTATTGGTAAGCTTTGCAGCATATTCTAGGCGAGAATACTTTTGTATAAACCTTGATAAATTTTTGCGGCGTTATACATATAACTCAGTTTTGACTAATTTAATTCctccttgctcaataaaagtattacaaatatatatatatatatatatatatatatatatatatatatatatatatataacaaaaataaaagtaccaAACTATTGAAAGGTGGTGTACTTGACATTACATAAACACTGTATCTCAAATGacagaataaaactgaaaaattgaTTTCCAGTTTTAGGTGTTTCTGACTGTTTCCATCACAGACTGAGGAACATTCTTTCAGTAGTTGGTCCCGATGCCTTGAAGAAATCAAAGAAAGAGGATGAAAAAGCAAAACGGACTGCAGATGAGGTAAGAACACCTGATCTGGTTTGTTATATCCTTACGGTTACAGCAGACTGTGATAGATCTGAATGACTGATGGAAGGTGATTGTCTATGCATACGTTCTGTGCAGTATCAGCAGACGTGGTACCATGAAGGACCTTCCTCTCTAAAAGAGGCGCGTATTTGGTTAGCCAAGTATTCCCTACCCAGGTAAACAGAGGACAGATATAATTTTCTTGTATCTAACAATCTAATTATAAATGCATCAAAATGTATGTATTGTATACTTTAgatctgtgtttttgtttgtctctccAGAGCAGTGGAAAGGTTGGATGCTGCGAGGGCACAAAAAGAGATTCCAGAGTCGACGAGAACAGTTAAACAGCAAGAGCTTCACAAGACCCTGCGGGTATGCCCAGAAAAAGACACAGGCTTATGATGTGTGGtcattttctttcacttttaatgCTGTAAGTAATTATTATTGTGGTTTATTTAGAACGTGAATAACTTCTGCAGCCAAATTGGTGATGACCGTCCAATATCTCACTGCCAGTTTAGCCCCAACTCTGAATTGCTTGTGACCGCATCAtggtatgtttttaatatttaattatgtgttgttgttattatatacGTCATTCACCAAAACTTTTGTTTTAAGaaggttatttatatatgtttgatACCAGTGGGAAACATCACATTTTAGATTTCCTAgtattgtaataatccagtgagatttctTTATGAAAACAATGAGTCCTACAACAGAAGGTACGGCCCACACTTTATAATTGAGACCGCTTTAATTAAATGACACAACGAGACAGATCAGAAATACATAGAAAACTGTGGCTACTTCTCCAAGATGCTTAGAGCAATCAAACTTTACCTAGGTTCTTCCTGCAAAGTGAGGATGCTTTCAGAAGTAATGCTTGGAGCAGTTTATGCTTATCGGGAAAcctacattaattaataaaataaatatttggagTGACCATTTTGCCTGTAAAATAGAAGTGATTTTCCTGATACACTTGAacaggttttttattattattattattgtttgaagGCTAGTTGTTGGGCTTAATGTCTGTTGTAGaacttgttaataaaaaaaaatgtttggattaataaattgtttacaaagcaattctaaataatattttaaaatatatgtttgagCATGAATTAAGAAGCATGTTCTTTGCCATGCAGATAGCCTTAGATGTTGATATGGTAATTAAAATAACTACTAATATTACTGCTTTGTTGTAGGAGTGGCTTGTGTAAATTGTGGAAAGTCCCAGATTGTACACTTATCCGCACATTAAGaggtaaatataacaaatatgttCTGTAATGTTTATTCTTGAAGTTGTGTTTTTTACATTCCTGTTTACTTTTACCACTGGATTCATTGAAGGTGAACTCTTCTTTCTCAGGTCACAATACCAATGTGGGAGCGATTAGCTTTCACCCTCAAGCCACACTCACACTCGAGGAGTCGGATGTCAGTATGGCCTCCTGTGCTGCGGATGGATCTGTTAAACTGTGGAGTTTAGACAGGTGTATATTATTAGTATTCATTAAAAATCTCCGGTCTCCGTTTCTAAAGTAAAAAATTTTAACGTTTACCTGTTCTTATCTGTAGTGATGAGCCTGTAGCAGACATTGAGGGGCACTCTATGAGGGTGGCTCGGGTGGCCTGGCATCCTTCTGGACGGTTCCTGGGAACGACTTggtatgaatgtttatttttctgttttctgtattttttagaaGTAAATGCAAAACAATGGTATACATTTTGGTGTTGGGATAAAACATTTctgtcatatatttaaaataattgttttttctttttctttttttctttgctttttagcTATGATAACTCATGGCGACTTTGGGATCTTGAAGTCCAAGAAGAAATTCTGCATCAGGAGGGTCATAGTAAAGGTGTCCATGACCTGCACTTCCACCCAGATGGCTCTTTGGCGGGAACTGGGTAAGGGCTTTGCACTGAACCGAGAGGCACTCCACTGTTTTTGTAAAAGACAGTATCTATACAGTTACTTTGATGCTCTTAGAAGTCCAAGTATGTTTAGTGTAAGaccggccaaaaaaaaaaagatctttaatCCACCATATATGGTTCTTAATCTTAACCCTGATTCCTCTGATTGCAGCATTGGTCCTGCAATATTCATATTACCAGAGAACcagttttcctctttttttttttgattgttaatTCAATCTGCTTTTGATTGGTTGAATCTAGGGCTGTGTGATGTTACTATTTTTTATTGTGGATGATataaatgtctccacgatctgcttttgaagaaatattgtagtatcgtgctacagcgcacattctatcagctgcagttttGGTGCCTCCGTCATATACTGTTCAATGCCACATGCACAaaaatactctggaagtcactgtggaccagcaactatTTGGTTTTCcacattcctcaaaatagcatttatgttcagaagaagaaagaaactcattcaggtttaaaaccacttttgagtgaggggtggtaaaaaaaaataaaacagtatgaCAGAATTCACAGACAGCTGCcaagttttatttttgggtgaactattcctttaacattagtaaaacaacaaaacacaaagagaaaaatcatatctgcctttttttttacattgaaaggctttatctttataatagggaaattagtttggctgtaatgctcagaaatcatgcaaaatagtaaaaccaacatgtgACAAGAAATTGTGATAAAATCgtgatatgatattttttccatattgcccacccctagctgaattatatttttatgtaat includes the following:
- the prpf4 gene encoding U4/U6 small nuclear ribonucleoprotein Prp4 isoform X3 encodes the protein MSDEDEAPVVKKSRIFYGSLEEKEKDRLSREGISSAAKDAVKAAIEAGHINISSGESMEMEERVSERQAEVLAEFERRKRARQITVSTDDVEVKACLRALGEPITLFGEGPAERRERLRNILSVVGPDALKKSKKEDEKAKRTADEYQQTWYHEGPSSLKEARIWLAKYSLPRAVERLDAARAQKEIPESTRTVKQQELHKTLRNVNNFCSQIGDDRPISHCQFSPNSELLVTASWSGLCKLWKVPDCTLIRTLRGHNTNVGAISFHPQATLTLEESDVSMASCAADGSVKLWSLDSDEPVADIEGHSMRVARVAWHPSGRFLGTTCYDNSWRLWDLEVQEEILHQEGHSKGVHDLHFHPDGSLAGTGGLDAFARVWDLRTGRCIMFLEGHHQEIYSINFSPNGFHVATGSGDNTCKVWDLRHRRCMYTIPAHENLVSSVKFQPTSESSRNQKALWTFSRICVFHQRKSHTVF
- the prpf4 gene encoding U4/U6 small nuclear ribonucleoprotein Prp4 isoform X2 — translated: MSDEDEAPVVKKSRIFYGSLEEKEKDRLSREGISSAAKDAVKAAIEAGHINISSGESMEMEERVSERQAEVLAEFERRKRARQITVSTDDVEVKACLRALGEPITLFGEGPAERRERLRNILSVVGPDALKKSKKEDEKAKRTADEYQQTWYHEGPSSLKEARIWLAKYSLPRAVERLDAARAQKEIPESTRTVKQQELHKTLRNVNNFCSQIGDDRPISHCQFSPNSELLVTASWSGLCKLWKVPDCTLIRTLRGHNTNVGAISFHPQATLTLEESDVSMASCAADGSVKLWSLDSDEPVADIEGHSMRVARVAWHPSGRFLGTTCYDNSWRLWDLEVQEEILHQEGHSKGVHDLHFHPDGSLAGTGGLDAFARVWDLRTGRCIMFLEGHHQEIYSINFSPNGFHVATGSGDNTCKVWDLRHRRCMYTIPAHENLVSSVKFQPTSESSRNQKALWTFSRICVFHQRKSHTVLYEQIFNRIFIGQ